The Arachis ipaensis cultivar K30076 chromosome B07, Araip1.1, whole genome shotgun sequence genome includes a window with the following:
- the LOC107606721 gene encoding uncharacterized protein LOC107606721 yields MSDDEINQLCLMDIDKILHSYGKTLKDYLPMPLATEFDSSLLTERVIREELNFNRDDLKKNASDMSFFFVYGHGGIGKIFLQNLMSNEIRSRGDILLNIASSGIASLLLPNGRTAHSRFKIPLNITEDSICDIKPSSPQAMLLLKAKLIIWDETPMVSRYCYEALDKCLGDIMRFSPTYNKDLSFEEKVDVLDGDFRQILPVILRGSRQDIVHSTVNSSYL; encoded by the exons ATGTCAGATGATGAGATTAATCAGTTGTGCTTAATGGATATAGACAAGATCTTACATTCCTATGGTAAAACCTTGAAAGACTATCTTCCTATGCCTTTAGCAACTGAATTTGATAGTTCTTTGTTAACCGAAAGGGTTATCAGGGAAGAGCTAAACTTTAACAGGGATGATTTAAAGAAAAATGCCTCGGACAT GAGTTTTTTCTTTGTGTATGGTCATGGGGGTATTGGAAAAATATTTCTCCAGAACCTTATGTCTAACGAGATTCGCTCAAGGGGTGATATTTTGTTAAACATTGCTTCGAGTGGTATTGCATCTTTACTTCTTCCCAATGGAAGAACGGCACATTCAAGGTTCAAAATACCACTGAATATAACTGAGGATTCTATATGTGACATCAAACCTAGTTCCCCTCAAGCAATGCTGCTATTGAAAGCCAAACTTATAATTTGGGATGAGACTCCAATGGTTAGTAGGTACTGCTATGAAGCGCTTGATAAATGTTTAGGTGATATCATGAGGTTTTCTCCAACATATAACAAAGATTTGTCCTTTGAAGAAAAAGTAGATGTACTAGATGGAGATTTTAGACAAATTCTTCCCGTCATTTTACGAGGATCGAGACAAGATATCGTTCATTCAACTGTGAATTCGTCTTACCTTTGA
- the LOC107608931 gene encoding 1-aminocyclopropane-1-carboxylate oxidase-like gives MENFPVISLENVNGSERKAILDQIEDACKNWGFFELVNHGIEEELLDRVERVNKEHYRKCMEQRFKEFAANKALLDWESTFFLRHLPESNVSEVPDLSDEYKDVMKEFAVKLEILAEQLLDLLCDNLGLEKGYVKNAFSGSRGPSFGTKVANYPPCPNPDLVKGLRAHTDAGGIILLLQDDKVSGLQLLKDGKWVDVPPMRHSIVVNLGDQIEVITNGKYKSVEHRVIAQTNGTRMSIASFYNPGSDAVIYPAPSLLEQKIEEGGNKEYPKFVFEDYMKLYAALKFQAKEPRFQAMLKVAEA, from the exons atggAGAACTTCCCAGTGATTAGCTTAGAGAATGTCAATGGTAGCGAGAGGAAGGCTATTCTTGATCAAATTGAAGATGCTTGTAAGAACTGGGGATTCTTTGAG ttGGTGAATCATGGAATAGAAGAGGAGTTATTGGACAGAGTGGAGAGGGTAAACAAAGAGCATTATAGAAAATGCATGGAGCAGAGGTTCAAGGAGTTTGCGGCAAACAAGGCCTTATTGGATTGGGAGAGCACCTTCTTCTTGCGCCATCTTCCGGAATCTAACGTCTCTGAGGTCCCTGATCTCAGTGATGAGTACAAAGATGTAATGAAAGAGTTTGCAGTAAAGCTGGAGATTCTTGCAGAGCAGCTGCTTGATCTTTTGTGTGACAATCTTGGATTGGAGAAGGGCTATGTCAAAAACGCTTTTTCTGGATCAAGGGGTCCTTCTTTTGGGACTAAGGTTGCTAACTATCCTCCATGCCCCAACCCTGACCTTGTTAAGGGTCTCCGGGCCCACACCGATGCCGGCGGCATCATCCTTCTTTTGCAGGATGACAAGGTCAGCGGCCTCCAGCTTCTCAAGGATGGAAAATGGGTGGATGTTCCGCCCATGCGCCACTCCATTGTTGTTAATCTTGGTGACCAAATTGAG GTGATCACAAATGGAAAATACAAGAGTGTGGAGCACCGTGTGATAGCACAAACAAATGGAACAAGGATGTCCATAGCATCATTCTACAACCCTGGAAGTGATGCTGTGATATACCCTGCACCATCATTGTTGGaacaaaagatagaagaaggaggaaACAAAGAATACCCGAAGTTTGTGTTTGAGGACTACATGAAGCTCTATGCTGCACTCAAATTCCAAGCTAAGGAGCCAAGATTCCAAGCCATGTTGAAGGTTGCAGAAGCTTAA
- the LOC107608929 gene encoding uncharacterized protein LOC107608929 isoform X1, which yields MAAEVGESSTGGAKPAVRESQREKLTKYSAGKLAERTLEGKWNKVVEMYTKYPGAQTHRIAEDNDNTALHVAVDLKKEQAVKELVEAIIKFERAGDEEALRVQNKNGDTPLHLAASRGFTKICMYIIGEREERMHLLRLENKKGETPFFLAALNWNAHALAYLSSVADNLLWNSNELADDTRRLVTRGTGKDINQRESILHCAINRECFDLAFIIARNYSFLTMHAHNGITPLHVLAKRPSAFKSTTKLSFLKQMLYHIMPVGKLDVDKEMEKYRKEIQRLQLSNGSKKIGEKKARRSWLLGKLLRNLPGQRHEYDEENASKCFGKCGAGFLPPNYDTFLQFLKSVYVHSSLIRLVDAFSEVRGTKQKHVWSDQLLCKLMENPFEAFTGMAGEEPTHGPDELSFFDPDEDIFKDIVGRNIENSPKPENPSDTRGGAPTDQNDSKEGTKSGDLVLKCCDCVISNVKNTEDCERMKPMRPQLLMKCGCGRADCKSNIAAAIAVADHSTEDASDDDSKKETPYLLAAKHGIIEMVTMIQQKIPSVIHTTNSKNQNVLLVAVKNRQPQVVLELKKKSEAEVWDNLVIGVDDDDNTLLHLAAHGLKGDKSWQIAGSALQMMWDIKWYQYMKKIVPRHCHFRSNKDSKTAGQIFNTSHQELIQEASQWLKDTSESCSVVAALVAGVSFATAGNVPGGYDNGEPPLEGQPAFEVFALASLVGLCFSVTGLIMFLSILTSRKVAKDFRRSLPLKLLAGLSSLFVSIITMFVSFCSGHFFLVNHKYKSILFPLYAATSIPVAFYALAQFPLYFDLLRAILTTVPTASDVGEIL from the exons ATGGCCGCAGAAGTAGGAGAGAGTAGTACTGGTGGTGCAAAACCTGCAGTAAGAGAAAGCCAGCGtgaaaaactaacaaaatatagTGCTGGGAAGCTAGCTGAGCGGACATTGGAAGGCAAATGGAACAAGGTTGTTGAGATGTACACAAAATACCCGGGAGCTCAGACGCACAGGATCGCCGAGGACAACGACAACACTGCCTTGCACGTCGCCGTCGACTTGAAGAAAGAACAAGCAGTGAAGGAGCTGGTGGAAGCAATCATCAAATTCGAGAGAGCAGGGGATGAAGAAGCCCTAAGAGTGCAGAATAAAAATGGGGACACCCCGTTACACCTTGCAGCGTCAAGGGGTTTCACAAAGATATGCATGTACATCATAGGGGAGAGGGAGGAGAGGATGCATTTGTTGAGATTGGAGAACAAGAAAGGTGAGACACCTTTCTTTCTAGCTGCACTCAACTGGAACGCACATGCCTTGGCCTACCTCTCCTCCGTCGCCGATAACCTCCTCTGGAACAGTAACGAACTTGCTGATGATACTCGACGTCTCGTTACACGTGGCACCGGCAAAGACATAAACCAAAGAGAGAGCATCCTTCACTGTGCCATCAACAGAGAATGTTTCG ATTTGGCATTCATAATAGCCCGTAACTACAGTTTCCTTACTATGCATGCCCATAATGGAATCACCCCGCTCCATGTTCTTGCCAAAAGACCCTCAGCGTTCAAAAGTACAACAAAACTTTCATTTCTCAAGCAAATGCTCTACCACA TTATGCCAGTAGGAAAACTAGATGTTGACAAGGAAATGGAAAAATACAGGAAAGAGATTCAACGGCTTCAATTATCCAATGGCTCAAAGAAAATAG GGGAAAAAAAGGCACGACGTAGTTGGCTATTAGGTAAATTACTACGTAATTTGCCGGGACAAAGGCATGAGTATGACGAAGAAAACGCTTCCAAGTGCTTTGGAAAATGTGGAGCTGGATTTTTGCCACCAAATTATGATACCTTTCTACAATTTCTCAAATCAGTATACGTGCATTCTTCCCTTATCCGTTTGGTAGATG CGTTCTCGGAGGTAAGAGGAACAAAGCAGAAGCACGTATGGAGTGATCAACTCTTGTGTAAACTCATGGAAAACCCTTTCGAAGCGTTCACCGGAATGGCGGGAGAAGAACCTACTCATGGGCCTGATGAATTGAGTTTTTTTGACCCTGATGAAGACATATTCAAGGATATTGTGGGACGGAATATAG AGAATTCGCCAAAACCAGAAAATCCGAGTGATACAAGAGGAGGGGCTCCAACTGATCAAAATGACTCAAAGGAGGGAACTAAATCTGGCGACTTGGTTTTAAAATGTTGTGATTGTGTTATCTCTAATGTGAAGAATACAGAAGATTGTGAAAGAATGAAACCAATGAGGCCACAATTATTGATGAAATGTGGCTGCGGTAGAGCAGACTGTAAAAGCAATATTGCAGCCGCAATTGCGGTTGCAGATCACAGTACAGAAGATGCAAGTGATGATGATAGTAAAAAGGAGACACCATATTTATTAGCAGCGAAGCATGGTATTATTGAAATGGTGACCATGATTCAACAAAAAATACCTAGTGTTATCCATACCACCAACTCAAAGAATCAAAATGTGTTGCTTGTGGCGGTCAAAAATAGGCAACCCCAAGTTGTTCTGGAACTCAAAAAGAAATCAGAAGCAGAAGTTTGGGACAACTTAGTTATTGGAGTGGATGATGATGACAACACATTGTTGCACTTGGCTGCTCATGGTTTAAAAGGAGACAAATCTTGGCAAATAGCTGGCTCTGCTTTGCAAATGATGTGGGATATCAAGTGGTACCAG TATATGAAAAAAATTGTGCCACGGCATTGCCACTTCAGAAGCAACAAGGATTCAAAAACGGCAGGACAAATCTTCAACACATCACACCAGGAGCTCATCCAAGAGGCTAGCCAGTGGCTGAAGGATACATCGGAATCTTGCTCTGTGGTGGCGGCTCTCGTCGCCGGTGTTTCCTTTGCCACAGCTGGAAATGTCCCCGGTGGCTACGATAATGGCGAGCCACCACTAGAGGGACAACCTGCATTTGAGGTATTCGCCCTGGCTTCTCTTGTTGGACTATGTTTCTCCGTCACCGGACTCATAATGTTCCTTTCCATCCTCACCTCAAGGAAGGTGGCCAAAGATTTTCGAAGGAGTTTGCCACTGAAACTCCTTGCAGGCCTGAGTTCTCTGTTTGTTTCCATCATAACCATGTTTGTGTCCTTCTGCTCTGGTCATTTCTTTCTTGTTAACCACAAATACAAGTCAATCTTGTTCCCTTTATACGCTGCCACTTCCATACCTGTCGCTTTCTATGCCTTGGCTCAGTTTCCACTCTACTTTGATCTTCTCAGAGCTATTCTTACTACTGTTCCAACGGCAAGTGATGTAGGTGAAATTCTCTGA